From the genome of Candidatus Desulfarcum epimagneticum, one region includes:
- a CDS encoding conserved membrane hypothetical protein (Evidence 4 : Unknown function but conserved in other organisms), with product MNQPDMALNNRKMTGWFERYLTVWVGLCMIAGIALGKITPNLARTLDGMSIHVKGAPVVSIPIAACLFFMMYPIMVKIDFASVIKAGKNAKPVFLTLFVNWCVKPFAMYAISLFFLGFLFKSFIGPDAVDLVRLPFGLDLPPGSRHGAGVVVLREGVRMLEIPLWRSYFAGCILLGIAPCTAMVLVWGYLARGNDGLTLVMVAINSLVMLALYGALGGFLLGVGRLPIPWQALLLSVGVYVALPLGAGFFSRKWIIAARGEKWFAEKFLPILTPVTIAALLLTLVLLFSFKGEVITGRPLTIVWIAIPLFIQTLLIFALGYGAARLLGLAYEDAAPAAMIGASNHFEVAIATAVMLFGLSSGAALATVVGVLIEVPVMLILVGFCKKTSRWFGH from the coding sequence ATGAATCAGCCGGATATGGCTTTGAATAACCGGAAAATGACCGGTTGGTTTGAGCGTTATCTCACCGTGTGGGTGGGGCTTTGCATGATCGCCGGCATCGCCCTGGGCAAAATCACGCCGAATCTGGCCCGGACCCTGGACGGCATGTCCATCCATGTGAAAGGGGCCCCGGTTGTGTCCATTCCCATCGCGGCGTGCCTGTTTTTCATGATGTATCCCATCATGGTGAAAATCGATTTCGCGTCGGTGATCAAAGCCGGGAAAAACGCCAAACCTGTCTTTTTGACCCTGTTCGTCAACTGGTGCGTCAAGCCCTTTGCCATGTACGCCATATCCCTGTTTTTTTTGGGTTTTTTGTTCAAATCATTCATCGGCCCCGACGCGGTGGACCTGGTCAGGCTGCCCTTTGGCCTGGACCTGCCCCCGGGCTCCCGACACGGCGCCGGTGTGGTGGTTTTGCGGGAAGGGGTCCGGATGCTGGAAATTCCATTGTGGCGAAGCTATTTCGCCGGGTGCATTCTTTTGGGAATCGCGCCGTGCACCGCCATGGTTCTGGTCTGGGGATACCTGGCCAGGGGCAATGACGGCCTGACCCTGGTCATGGTGGCCATCAACTCCCTGGTCATGCTGGCGCTGTACGGCGCCCTGGGCGGTTTTCTCCTTGGGGTGGGCAGGCTTCCCATCCCGTGGCAGGCCCTGCTCTTATCGGTGGGCGTGTATGTGGCCCTTCCCCTTGGGGCGGGTTTCTTTTCCCGGAAATGGATCATCGCCGCCAGGGGTGAAAAGTGGTTCGCGGAAAAATTCCTGCCGATTTTGACCCCGGTCACCATCGCCGCGCTGCTTTTGACCCTGGTTCTTTTGTTCAGCTTCAAAGGCGAGGTCATCACCGGGCGGCCATTGACCATTGTCTGGATCGCCATTCCCCTTTTTATCCAGACCCTTTTGATTTTCGCCCTTGGCTACGGCGCGGCCCGGCTCCTGGGGCTGGCGTATGAGGACGCCGCGCCCGCCGCCATGATCGGGGCCTCCAACCATTTTGAGGTGGCCATCGCCACTGCGGTCATGCTTTTCGGCCTGTCATCCGGCGCGGCCCTGGCCACGGTGGTGGGGGTTTTGATCGAGGTGCCGGTGATGCTGATCCTGGTGGGTTTTTGCAAAAAAACCTCCCGGTGGTTCGGCCATTGA